One Globicephala melas chromosome 18, mGloMel1.2, whole genome shotgun sequence DNA segment encodes these proteins:
- the SHISA2 gene encoding protein shisa-2 homolog gives MWGGRRPAASSRDAASLLRLLLAALLAAGARASGEYCHGWMDAQGVWRIGFQCPERFDGGDATICCGSCALRYCCSSAEARLDQGGCDNDRQQGAGEPGRADKDGPDGSAVPIYVPFLIVGSVFVAFIILGSLVAACCCRCLRPKQEPQQSRAPGGPRMVETIPMIPSASTSRGSSSRQSSTAASSSSSANSGARGPPTRSQTNCCLPEGTMNNVYVNMPTNFSVLNCQQATQIVPHQGQYLHPPFVGYTVQHDSVPMTPVPPFLDGLQTGYRQIQAPFPHTNSEQKMYPAVTV, from the exons ATGTGGGGCGGACGCCGCCCGGCCGCCTCCTCCCGGGACGCCGCTTCGCTCCTGCGGCTGCTGCTGGCCGCGCTGCTGGCGGCGGGGGCGCGGGCCAGCGGCGAGTACTGCCACGGCTGGATGGACGCGCAGGGCGTCTGGCGCATCGGCTTCCAGTGCCCCGAGCGCTTCGACGGCGGCGACGCCACCATCTGCTGCGGCAGCTGCGCGCTGCGCTACTGCTGCTCCAGCGCCGAGGCGCGCCTGGACCAGGGCGGCTGCGACAACGACCGCCAGCAGGGCGCCGGCGAGCCCGGCCGCGCGGACAAAGACGGCCCCGACGGTTCGGCAG tCCCCATCTATGTGCCCTTCCTTATCGTCGGGTCGGTGTTTGTCGCCTTCATCATCTTGGGGTCCCTGGTGGCCGCCTGCTGCTGCAGATGCCTGCGGCCCAAGCAGGAGCCCCAGCAGAGCCGGGCCCCGGGGGGGCCCCGCATGGTGGAGACCATCCCCATGATCCCCAGCGCCAGCACCTCCCGAGGTTCCTCTTCCCGCCAGTCCAGCACGGCcgccagctccagctccagcgcCAACTCGGGGGCCCGGGGGCCCCCGACCAGGTCGCAGACCAACTGTTGTTTGCCCGAAGGCACCATGAACAATGTATACGTCAACATGCCCACAAACTTCTCCGTGCTCAACTGTCAGCAGGCCACCCAGATTGTGCCCCACCAGGGGCAGTACCTGCATCCCCCCTTCGTGGGGTACACGGTGCAGCACGACTCGGTGCCTATGACCCCGGTGCCGCCGTTCCTGGACGGGCTGCAGACGGGCTACAGGCAGATACAGGCCCCCTTCCCTCACACTAACAGCGAACAGAAGATGTACCCAGCCGTGACTGTGTAA